One window from the genome of Cryptomeria japonica chromosome 6, Sugi_1.0, whole genome shotgun sequence encodes:
- the LOC131036267 gene encoding large ribosomal subunit protein uL23, whose amino-acid sequence MAPPKGAAKKADPKGQAQKAAKAVKAGAITLKKRTKKIRTSVTFHRPKTLKTPRNPKYPRLSAPRRNKLDQYEVLKYPLTTESAMKKIEDNNTLVFIVDVRADKKKIKDAVKKMYDIQTKKVNTLIRPDGLKKAYVRLTPDYDALDVANKIGII is encoded by the exons ATGGCTCCTCCCAAAG GTGCTGCAAAGAAGGCTGATCCTAAAGGACAGGCACAAAAGGCTGCTAAAGCTGTGAAAGCTGGAGCAATTACATTGAAGAAGAGAACAAAAAAGATTAGAACATCAGTAACTTTTCATCGTCCAAAAACACTCAAGACACCCCGGAATCCCAAATACCCTCGTCTCAGTGCACCTCGCAGGAACAAGCTTGATCAATATGAGGTTCTCAAGTACCCTTTGACTACAGAATCTGCAATGAAAAAGATAGAAGACAATAATACACTTGTCTTCATTGTTGATGTGCGGGCAGACAAGAAGAAGATTAAGGATGCGGTGAAAAAAATGTATGACAttcaaaccaagaaggtcaacacCTTAATCAG GCCTGATGGATTGAAGAAGGCATATGTTAGGTTGACCCCAGATTATGATGCGTTGGACGTAGCTAACAAAATTGGCATCATCTAA